One window from the genome of Cyclobacterium amurskyense encodes:
- a CDS encoding TonB-dependent receptor — protein MKLKLYLLVLCLLPLGLLAQTNIKVLDAESREPVAFVTVKVDTKKAITANENGELTVDLSEPSNLLFSHIAFEEQSVLVPASGEIIVFLVRGENALTEVLVSSFESERPLLEQAAGIARVSESDLYRFNETSIVQAFNTKPGIRIEERAPASYRVSIRGSSLRSPFGVRNVKVYWNGMPFTAPDGTTPLNIMDLSNIQNTEIIKGPAGSIYGAGNGGVISFTSKETVDENRIGADLSVGAFGLVRYRLGIDQKLENGGLSVSYAKQKSDGYRDHTVMDREVLQVTGYFQPSKKQKLTTQILYSDLFYELPGALNATQLAENPRQARPGSAAQNASINQKSMYGTLSHDYRFNHNLDNKTSIYINTTDFENPFNLDYKKETQFGYGGRTSFTYDDIWSNIPVRLIGGGEYQFSKTSAQNFGNNGGQIDTIRFGDELLTSTAFLFQQLEAELSDRFLMTIGLSENFSSFNIARNIDMINGVPSNAKRTFDPVIVPRVALSAKLNNNAALHASISSGFSPPTIDEVRTNEGSINLDLEAEKGVNYELGYRSSFNKGRVNVDGSVFYFKLDETITTFVNEQGVVLFRNAGATNQKGIELMVDYALVRKQMSFVQEVKVTHSFTGHYFKFEDFVKGDNDYSGNDLTGVAPHTLVNQLDIKTKPGFYLNFTHQYVDDIPLNDANTVFQESYHLMNSRAGWRGDVGKAFDLELYFGVQNLTNASYSLGNDLNPFGGRYYQPAAIRNFYGGIKVGLKY, from the coding sequence ATGAAATTAAAATTATACCTATTAGTATTATGCCTTCTTCCGCTGGGGCTTTTGGCACAAACGAATATTAAAGTATTGGATGCCGAATCCCGAGAGCCAGTTGCCTTTGTCACGGTTAAGGTAGATACCAAAAAAGCCATAACAGCTAATGAAAACGGAGAATTAACGGTTGACCTCAGTGAGCCTTCAAATTTGCTATTTTCACACATAGCCTTTGAGGAACAATCCGTATTGGTGCCTGCTTCAGGTGAAATTATTGTGTTTTTGGTAAGAGGAGAAAATGCACTTACTGAAGTTTTGGTTAGTTCTTTTGAGTCAGAACGGCCACTATTGGAACAGGCAGCTGGAATAGCGCGTGTATCAGAATCAGATTTGTACAGGTTCAATGAAACCTCCATTGTTCAAGCATTTAATACCAAACCTGGAATTAGAATTGAAGAACGTGCACCTGCCAGTTATCGGGTGTCTATTCGCGGAAGCTCTTTGCGCTCTCCTTTTGGGGTGCGAAATGTAAAGGTTTACTGGAACGGTATGCCTTTTACAGCTCCAGATGGTACCACACCTTTGAACATAATGGACTTGTCCAATATTCAAAATACAGAAATCATTAAAGGTCCTGCAGGTAGTATCTATGGTGCTGGCAATGGAGGAGTGATTAGCTTTACCAGCAAAGAGACGGTAGATGAAAATAGAATTGGTGCAGACCTTTCTGTAGGAGCCTTTGGTTTGGTTCGTTACCGATTGGGCATAGACCAAAAACTAGAAAATGGAGGTCTTAGCGTATCTTATGCCAAGCAAAAATCAGATGGTTACAGAGACCATACTGTTATGGACAGAGAAGTGCTTCAAGTGACAGGTTATTTTCAGCCTTCCAAGAAACAAAAGCTAACCACTCAAATCCTTTATTCCGATCTTTTCTATGAATTACCTGGGGCATTGAATGCGACACAATTAGCTGAAAATCCAAGACAGGCCAGGCCAGGATCTGCAGCTCAGAATGCCTCTATCAATCAAAAGTCAATGTATGGTACGCTGTCTCATGATTATAGATTTAACCATAACCTTGACAATAAAACGTCTATTTATATCAATACCACAGATTTTGAGAATCCTTTTAACCTGGATTACAAAAAAGAGACGCAATTTGGTTATGGCGGAAGGACAAGCTTTACTTATGACGACATATGGTCTAATATTCCTGTAAGGCTTATAGGTGGAGGTGAATACCAGTTTTCTAAAACATCTGCCCAAAATTTTGGCAATAATGGAGGGCAAATTGATACCATCCGTTTTGGTGATGAGCTATTGACAAGTACTGCTTTTCTTTTCCAACAGTTGGAAGCGGAACTCTCCGATAGGTTCTTAATGACCATAGGCTTGAGCGAAAACTTTTCTAGTTTTAACATCGCTAGAAACATTGATATGATCAATGGGGTACCTTCCAATGCCAAGCGTACTTTTGACCCGGTGATTGTGCCAAGGGTGGCTTTGTCAGCAAAATTAAACAACAATGCAGCTTTGCATGCCAGTATTAGCTCAGGCTTCTCTCCACCTACCATCGATGAGGTAAGGACCAATGAAGGCTCAATTAACCTTGACCTGGAGGCGGAAAAGGGAGTGAATTATGAATTGGGTTACCGCTCAAGTTTCAATAAGGGCAGGGTCAATGTAGATGGTTCTGTTTTCTACTTTAAATTGGATGAAACCATCACTACTTTTGTCAATGAGCAAGGGGTGGTGCTCTTTAGAAATGCTGGAGCAACCAACCAGAAGGGAATAGAATTGATGGTAGATTATGCCCTGGTAAGAAAGCAAATGTCTTTCGTACAAGAAGTGAAAGTCACGCATTCTTTTACAGGTCATTATTTTAAGTTTGAGGACTTTGTAAAAGGAGACAACGATTACAGTGGAAACGACCTCACTGGCGTTGCCCCCCACACCTTGGTGAACCAATTGGATATTAAAACCAAGCCTGGGTTTTACCTGAATTTCACCCATCAGTATGTGGATGACATTCCTTTGAATGATGCCAATACTGTGTTTCAGGAGTCTTATCACCTGATGAACTCAAGAGCAGGATGGAGAGGGGATGTTGGAAAAGCTTTTGACCTGGAATTGTATTTTGGGGTTCAAAATTTAACGAATGCCAGTTACAGTCTAGGCAATGACCTCAATCCGTTTGGGGGTAGGTATTACCAACCTGCAGCCATAAGAAACTTTTACGGAGGAATAAAGGTTGGTCTAAAATATTAG
- a CDS encoding gluconate 2-dehydrogenase subunit 3 family protein has product MDRRSAMKQLAILTGGAVLMPACDFSEESILQAYQNLNITQSDKVLLTQVTNTIFPGTTLKKAEELMIQDFVLVMSNDCLSADQQDGFVKGLKGWEDFSKKTFGKAFSKMDQKKAEEAIVKGMALEGENESEAGHTRQFLNTTKRFALQGYLNSEYFMTEIKPYELVPARFYGSKLIENA; this is encoded by the coding sequence ATGGATAGAAGATCAGCTATGAAGCAATTAGCGATTCTAACCGGAGGGGCGGTATTAATGCCAGCCTGTGACTTCAGCGAGGAATCTATTTTGCAAGCCTATCAAAACCTAAACATCACCCAGAGTGATAAAGTTTTACTCACTCAGGTAACAAATACCATTTTTCCAGGCACTACACTAAAGAAGGCTGAAGAATTAATGATTCAGGACTTTGTACTTGTAATGAGTAACGATTGCCTAAGTGCGGATCAGCAAGATGGTTTCGTAAAAGGCCTTAAAGGCTGGGAAGATTTTTCAAAGAAAACCTTTGGCAAGGCATTTTCAAAAATGGACCAAAAAAAAGCTGAAGAGGCGATTGTGAAGGGAATGGCATTGGAAGGCGAAAATGAAAGTGAAGCCGGCCATACCCGCCAATTTCTAAATACCACAAAACGTTTCGCACTTCAGGGCTATCTCAATTCTGAGTATTTCATGACTGAAATTAAGCCCTACGAACTGGTTCCTGCCCGATTTTATGGCAGCAAATTAATTGAAAACGCTTAA
- a CDS encoding GMC oxidoreductase — MANLNIKSKKENSYDAIVIGSGISGGWAAKEFCEKGLNTLVLERGREVKHVKDYPTTNSMPWELEHRGGILQSVKEENPVVSRCYAYKEDTKHFFVKDTEHPYVQEKPFDWIRGYQTGGKSLLWARQVQRWSDFDFEGPARDGFAVDWPIRYKDLAPWYSHVEKFIGVSGNKDGKPNLPDGEFLPPFELTAGEKYFKEFLKNNYPEREIVVARCAHITENQEFYAKQGRTLCQNRTLCQRGCPFGGYFSSNSSTLPWAAKTGNLTMHHHAVVHSIIYDDAKGKATGVRVIDAQTKEMKEFYADIIFVNASALNTNLILLNSTSSRFPNGLGNDSGILGKYVAFHNYRAGISAEYDGLKEYTTEGRRPTSGYFPRFRNLHKQETNFLRGYAAGFSSGRSTHNDYSGIGDELEQSMAKAPEYGPWRMGSHMMGETIPKEESQVSLDPNLKDEWGIPQLKISMDYDDNDEAMIKDYLEQMSEMFEAAGFTNIRTRDDKRAPGLDIHEMGGARMGKDPKTSVLNKWNQVHACPNVYVTDGACMTSTSTQNPSLTYMAITARAVDHAVKNRG, encoded by the coding sequence ATGGCCAATTTGAATATAAAAAGCAAAAAAGAAAATAGCTATGACGCCATCGTCATCGGCTCTGGAATAAGTGGGGGATGGGCAGCGAAAGAATTCTGTGAGAAAGGATTGAATACCCTGGTACTTGAAAGAGGCCGCGAGGTAAAACATGTCAAAGATTACCCCACCACCAACAGCATGCCTTGGGAACTTGAGCACAGGGGTGGAATACTCCAAAGTGTAAAAGAAGAAAACCCGGTAGTAAGCAGGTGTTATGCTTATAAAGAAGATACAAAGCACTTCTTCGTAAAAGATACCGAACATCCCTATGTTCAAGAAAAACCCTTTGACTGGATTCGTGGCTACCAAACCGGAGGCAAATCCCTACTTTGGGCCAGACAGGTACAACGTTGGAGCGATTTCGATTTTGAAGGACCTGCCAGAGATGGATTTGCTGTTGACTGGCCCATCCGCTACAAAGACCTGGCGCCTTGGTACAGCCATGTAGAAAAATTCATCGGCGTTTCGGGTAACAAAGACGGAAAACCAAATTTGCCTGATGGGGAATTTTTGCCTCCATTTGAATTGACAGCCGGAGAAAAATATTTTAAGGAGTTTTTGAAAAACAATTACCCAGAAAGGGAAATTGTAGTTGCACGTTGTGCGCATATCACTGAGAACCAGGAATTCTATGCCAAGCAAGGCAGAACCCTGTGTCAAAACAGAACCCTTTGCCAGCGTGGATGTCCCTTTGGTGGATATTTCAGTAGCAATTCCTCCACGCTACCTTGGGCTGCCAAAACAGGCAATCTTACCATGCACCATCATGCAGTGGTACACTCCATCATTTATGATGATGCCAAAGGTAAGGCTACGGGAGTAAGGGTAATCGATGCCCAAACCAAAGAAATGAAGGAGTTTTATGCAGACATCATCTTTGTCAATGCAAGTGCGCTGAATACCAATTTGATTTTACTTAATTCTACTTCCAGTCGTTTCCCAAATGGCTTAGGTAATGACAGCGGTATACTGGGTAAATATGTTGCCTTTCATAATTACCGTGCAGGCATTTCAGCCGAATACGATGGACTGAAGGAATACACCACCGAAGGCAGAAGACCTACTTCAGGTTACTTCCCAAGGTTCAGAAACCTACACAAGCAGGAAACGAACTTCCTTAGAGGCTATGCGGCAGGTTTTAGCTCAGGAAGAAGCACGCATAATGATTATTCAGGCATAGGTGATGAATTGGAACAGTCCATGGCCAAGGCACCGGAATACGGTCCTTGGAGAATGGGTTCTCACATGATGGGCGAAACCATTCCTAAAGAAGAAAGCCAGGTTAGCCTTGATCCTAATCTAAAAGACGAATGGGGCATTCCACAATTGAAAATCTCCATGGATTATGACGACAATGATGAGGCCATGATAAAAGATTATTTGGAGCAAATGTCGGAAATGTTTGAGGCGGCAGGTTTCACCAATATCCGTACTAGGGATGACAAACGTGCACCAGGCCTGGACATCCACGAAATGGGAGGAGCCAGAATGGGCAAAGACCCGAAAACATCCGTACTCAATAAATGGAATCAGGTACATGCTTGCCCAAATGTATACGTTACGGATGGGGCCTGTATGACCTCCACCAGCACCCAAAACCCTTCCCTTACTTATATGGCAATTACTGCAAGAGCAGTAGACCATGCAGTAAAGAATCGGGGATAA
- a CDS encoding helix-turn-helix domain-containing protein, whose product MSFFGRNIKKIRSLKLLSQQAFAEVFDLKRATLGAYEEERSEPKIDTIIKIANYFSIPIDDLLTKELTINQLLKFNTNLTTDADQMEVAALTKVPIILPECVADYLNHHSKKNFIADLPVMSLPISNEKIFRAYTVTDLEMANQDVGFYPNDVVVGELVPKSAYKKLNNRTPVIVVTDTDILVRRYFSTDKGYVLRADHKGIDDQVFNAKQIYELWRIRYVFYKRIPETSGEISDQINLLRMEIEKLKK is encoded by the coding sequence ATGTCTTTTTTTGGAAGGAATATTAAAAAAATACGAAGTTTGAAGTTGCTATCTCAACAAGCATTTGCAGAGGTTTTTGACCTTAAAAGAGCTACTTTAGGCGCTTATGAGGAAGAACGTAGTGAGCCTAAAATAGATACTATCATCAAAATTGCAAATTATTTTAGCATCCCCATTGATGATTTGCTAACAAAGGAATTGACCATAAATCAATTATTGAAATTTAATACCAATTTAACTACCGATGCAGACCAGATGGAGGTTGCGGCCTTAACAAAGGTGCCTATAATATTACCCGAGTGTGTTGCAGACTATCTTAATCACCATTCAAAGAAAAACTTTATTGCAGACTTGCCTGTGATGAGCTTGCCCATCAGTAATGAGAAAATATTTAGGGCTTACACCGTTACTGATTTGGAAATGGCGAATCAGGATGTGGGATTCTATCCTAACGATGTTGTAGTGGGTGAATTAGTTCCAAAATCAGCCTATAAGAAACTCAATAATCGAACCCCTGTAATAGTTGTCACCGATACCGATATTTTAGTAAGACGATATTTTAGCACAGATAAAGGTTATGTGCTAAGGGCGGATCATAAAGGCATTGATGACCAAGTTTTTAACGCGAAGCAAATCTATGAGCTTTGGCGTATTCGCTATGTGTTCTATAAACGAATTCCTGAAACCTCTGGCGAAATATCGGATCAGATTAACCTTTTAAGGATGGAAATTGAGAAATTAAAAAAGTAA
- a CDS encoding type III secretion system chaperone family protein, protein MDNYYNRIIEFLLKLDVDITKENPDEGILVIQKEDNGIKNLIVGIVPPVLILEQYIFKIKNNNNSIYKSLLQKNRDIIHGAFVLDDDGDKVIFRDTLQIENLDLNEIEASLNSLSLLLSEYSEQIIKFSKY, encoded by the coding sequence ATGGATAACTATTATAATCGTATCATAGAATTTTTATTGAAACTGGATGTTGATATTACAAAAGAAAATCCTGACGAAGGGATCTTGGTAATCCAGAAAGAGGACAACGGTATCAAGAACCTTATTGTAGGGATTGTACCCCCGGTTTTAATTTTAGAGCAGTATATCTTTAAAATCAAAAACAATAACAACTCGATCTACAAAAGTTTATTGCAAAAAAACAGAGACATTATTCATGGAGCATTTGTACTGGATGACGATGGCGATAAAGTAATTTTTAGGGACACACTTCAAATAGAAAACCTAGATCTAAATGAGATAGAAGCTTCCTTAAATTCTCTAAGTCTCTTACTGAGTGAATACTCGGAACAAATCATTAAGTTTTCTAAATACTAA
- a CDS encoding PspA/IM30 family protein, producing the protein MNFLKRIFKIGQAEANAAIDNMEDPIKLTEQGIRDLKLDLNKNLDSLAQVKALAIRARNDKKEMDSSAEEYYNKAVIIIKKGKSGELASEEADRLAKQALLKKEEASKKAIQYANEASKLQESVNQLDVNIQELKSTINNWENELKTLKARVKVSNAKNSLNKQMAQLDSTGTVSMLERMKEKVNQEEALAEAYGEIANKNQSIDSELDKAANISEANADNELNELKKNLGLNDKNT; encoded by the coding sequence ATGAACTTCTTGAAACGAATATTTAAAATAGGACAGGCGGAAGCAAACGCTGCTATAGATAATATGGAAGATCCAATAAAACTAACCGAACAAGGCATTCGAGATTTAAAATTGGATTTAAATAAAAATTTAGATTCGCTTGCTCAAGTTAAAGCATTGGCTATACGTGCAAGAAATGATAAAAAAGAGATGGATAGTTCGGCTGAAGAATACTACAATAAAGCCGTTATTATAATAAAAAAAGGGAAATCGGGAGAATTAGCTTCTGAGGAAGCCGATCGTTTGGCAAAACAGGCATTGTTAAAAAAAGAGGAAGCTTCCAAAAAGGCTATCCAATATGCAAACGAAGCAAGCAAGTTGCAAGAATCCGTAAATCAACTTGATGTAAACATTCAAGAGCTAAAAAGCACCATTAATAACTGGGAAAATGAGCTAAAAACACTTAAGGCCAGAGTGAAGGTGAGCAATGCAAAAAATAGCTTGAACAAACAAATGGCCCAGTTGGACAGTACAGGAACCGTATCTATGCTGGAGCGAATGAAAGAAAAAGTAAACCAAGAAGAGGCACTGGCTGAGGCGTATGGCGAAATAGCCAATAAGAATCAAAGCATAGACAGCGAGTTAGATAAGGCCGCGAATATCAGTGAAGCAAATGCTGACAATGAGCTGAATGAATTAAAGAAAAATCTTGGCCTAAATGATAAAAACACATAA
- a CDS encoding flotillin family protein — protein sequence MTEIPSLLAIGIALIVFLIIIFFAIIALFYKKVRQGEALIRTGFGGIQIATDKGMYVVPLFHKLEIMDISVKKIQIERLGSEGLVCKDNMRADIKVAFFVRVNNDIEFIKRVAQTIGAERASKIETLEDLFEAKFSEALKTVGKKFDFIELYEARREFRDEIVDIIGTDLNGYTLEDCAIDFLEQTPVNYLRADNILDAEGIKKITELTAEQNKKANFIKRDEEKVIRKQDVEAREAILELDRQLAEKEESQRREIANIKAREQADILKVAEEERLKSETARIATEEKVKVAEENMQRQIIVAEKNKERTNAVETERVEKDRMLEATERERIVTLAQIEKEKVVEVEKKNIQDVIRDRVALEKGVVQEQENMKDIEAFKTADRDKKVKITIAEGVAEEELIKVIKQAESKKEAMKQHAEEINIEAQAKKEASAKEAEGRKILAEATAKEEATIGLSEAQVMHAKAEANERQGIVEALIIEKKALAEARGIEANAEAKRKDGLAEADVIKEKALADAAGIEEKANAMKKLDGVGKEHEEFKLKLDKELQVDLAEINIQKAIADAQAQVIGDALKTSKIDIVGGETMFFEQIIGQITKAKGFDRMVNNSTNIQEIKQALLGDGSGNEGELLSRIKDFAERYNISSEDIKNVTIANLLMTMQNQATDKNEQNVIGNLLSLAKGLGISGNKL from the coding sequence ATGACAGAGATTCCATCATTATTGGCAATAGGAATAGCGTTAATCGTATTCCTAATTATAATTTTCTTTGCAATTATTGCATTGTTCTATAAAAAGGTTCGCCAAGGCGAGGCCTTAATCCGTACCGGTTTTGGCGGAATCCAAATCGCCACCGATAAGGGCATGTATGTGGTTCCTTTATTTCACAAGTTAGAAATCATGGATATTTCTGTAAAGAAAATCCAGATCGAAAGACTAGGATCTGAAGGCTTGGTATGTAAAGACAATATGCGAGCGGACATTAAAGTAGCATTTTTTGTTCGTGTCAACAACGACATAGAATTTATCAAAAGAGTAGCACAGACAATTGGTGCGGAGCGGGCTTCAAAAATCGAAACCCTTGAAGACTTGTTCGAGGCCAAATTTTCCGAAGCCTTAAAAACCGTGGGAAAAAAGTTTGATTTCATTGAACTGTATGAAGCCAGACGGGAGTTTAGGGATGAGATCGTAGATATAATAGGGACAGATCTAAACGGATATACCCTTGAAGATTGTGCGATCGATTTTTTAGAGCAGACTCCGGTAAATTATTTAAGGGCTGACAATATTCTAGATGCAGAAGGAATAAAGAAAATTACTGAACTGACAGCAGAGCAAAACAAAAAAGCTAACTTCATTAAACGTGATGAGGAAAAAGTCATACGAAAGCAAGATGTGGAGGCACGAGAAGCCATCTTGGAATTAGACCGGCAATTGGCAGAAAAGGAGGAATCCCAACGTAGAGAGATTGCCAACATTAAAGCCAGAGAACAAGCGGACATCCTAAAGGTGGCCGAAGAAGAGCGATTAAAATCTGAAACTGCTAGAATAGCCACTGAGGAGAAAGTAAAGGTGGCTGAAGAAAATATGCAACGTCAGATCATTGTTGCAGAAAAGAACAAGGAACGAACCAACGCTGTAGAAACGGAGCGAGTTGAAAAAGACAGAATGCTTGAGGCAACCGAAAGAGAACGTATAGTAACTCTTGCTCAAATTGAAAAGGAAAAAGTTGTTGAAGTTGAAAAGAAAAATATCCAAGATGTTATCCGGGACCGAGTGGCGCTTGAAAAAGGTGTGGTTCAGGAACAGGAGAACATGAAGGATATTGAGGCCTTTAAAACAGCAGATAGGGATAAAAAGGTGAAAATCACAATTGCAGAAGGTGTTGCAGAGGAAGAGCTTATTAAAGTAATTAAGCAAGCGGAATCCAAAAAGGAGGCCATGAAGCAACATGCCGAGGAAATTAACATTGAGGCACAGGCGAAAAAAGAAGCAAGTGCCAAAGAGGCAGAAGGTAGAAAAATCCTGGCAGAAGCAACCGCGAAAGAAGAAGCGACCATTGGATTGTCAGAGGCACAGGTTATGCATGCCAAAGCAGAAGCAAATGAACGCCAAGGAATTGTAGAGGCATTAATAATTGAGAAAAAAGCCTTGGCTGAGGCCAGAGGAATTGAGGCTAATGCAGAAGCAAAACGCAAAGACGGATTGGCAGAAGCAGACGTTATTAAAGAAAAAGCCCTAGCCGATGCAGCCGGAATTGAAGAGAAGGCCAACGCAATGAAGAAATTAGATGGTGTGGGCAAAGAGCACGAAGAGTTTAAGCTTAAGTTGGATAAAGAATTACAGGTTGATTTGGCAGAAATCAATATTCAAAAAGCAATTGCAGATGCGCAGGCACAAGTGATTGGAGATGCCTTAAAAACTTCCAAAATTGACATCGTGGGAGGAGAAACAATGTTTTTTGAGCAAATTATTGGTCAAATCACTAAAGCAAAAGGCTTTGATAGAATGGTAAATAACAGCACAAACATCCAGGAAATTAAGCAAGCCTTACTTGGTGACGGCAGTGGTAATGAGGGAGAATTATTGTCACGGATAAAAGATTTTGCTGAAAGGTATAACATCTCAAGTGAGGATATCAAAAACGTCACAATTGCCAATTTATTGATGACTATGCAAAATCAGGCTACAGATAAAAATGAACAAAACGTGATTGGCAACCTTCTGAGTTTAGCTAAAGGCCTAGGGATTTCAGGAAATAAATTGTAA